One part of the Anopheles merus strain MAF chromosome 3L, AmerM5.1, whole genome shotgun sequence genome encodes these proteins:
- the LOC121598662 gene encoding synaptic vesicle glycoprotein 2C-like, giving the protein MVEGDTDQNQPKYTDVKDDRVANGDSKDHPLAGGVVALSLHEKSLDHTQAVLPPPAPGTTGNGSAAGPLALSKQHEANSGTVGTDPERGVAPIKADFEQAIELTGYGRFHYILLAICGLVSTSEEMDVISMSFILPSAQCDLDLNTQSKGWLNSIIFIGMMFGAYIWGSVADSLGRKKVLIVISIMNAFCIVASSFSQTYEVFMVFRFLNGVALGGSGPVIWPYFAEFQPKSKRGSMLSFMAAFWTIGNLLVAGLAWLIIPTGIGITTPAFTYNSWRIFLLVCSIPSFIVAALLLYLPESPKFLLSQGKIDEALAIFRGIYVTNTGKSKDQYPVRELLIDECLREELEAVTKPIKNKYKRMLYDILDNSKQVFMSPILKFTIISITINFTFHIGYYGLMMWFPELFNRFDEFTRAHPGVEDASVCQVTDYVVGMGSHSQSGVCSATIPSTVFMESLITVAAALPANVIAVLGMDRLGRKFFLVFSTMAAGACSASMYFVTNQHQNLAVSAIFSGVISMGNASLDCLITEVFPTNLRATGVAISMVAARLGGIIGNVVIATLLDLYCPAPTFIVAVLLAGGGLMCLFLPNTTRTALS; this is encoded by the exons ATGGTAGAAGGTGACACCGATCAGAACCAACCAAAGT ATACCGATGTAAAGGACGACAGAGTAGCGAACGGTGACAGCAAGGATCATCCGTTGGCGGGAGGAGTCGTTGCCCTCTCTCTGCACGAGAAGTCGCTGGACCATACACAGGCTGTACTGCCACCACCGGCACCCGGCACCACTGGGAACGGCTCGGCGGCCGGTCCGCTCGCCCTCAGCAAGCAGCACGAGGCCAACTCGGGCACGGTCGGTACGGACCCCGAGCGAGGGGTCGCACCGATCAAGGCTGACTTCGAGCAGGCGATAGAGCTGACTGGTTATGGCAGGTTCCACTACATCCTGCTAGCAATATGTGGGCTGGTAAGCACCAGCGAGGAGATGGACGTCATCTCGATGTCGTTCATCCTGCCCTCCGCCCAGTGCGATCTCGACCTGAACACGCAGAGCAAGGGCTGGCTGAACTCGATCATCTTCATCGGCATGATGTTCGGGGCGTACATCTGGGGCAGTGTGGCCGACTCGCTCGGCCGCAAGAAGGTGCTGATCGTGATCTCGATCATGAACGCGTTCTGCATCGTCGCGTCTTCCTTCTCCCAGACGTACGAGGTGTTTATGGTGTTTCGCTTCCTGAACGGTGTGGC GTTAGGCGGTAGTGGTCCCGTCATCTGGCCGTACTTTGCCGAATTCCAGCCCAAGTCGAAGCGTGGCTCGATGCTTAGCTTTATGGCGGCGTTCTGGACCATCGGCAATCTGCTCGTCGCCGGGCTGGCCTGGCTAATCATCCCAACCG GTATCGGCATCACCACGCCCGCCTTCACGTACAACTCGTGGCGCATCTTCCTGCTCGTCTGCTCCATACCGTCGTTCATTGTCGCTGCACTGCTGCTGTACCTGCCGGAGTCACCGAAGTTCCTGCTCTCCCAGGGCAAGATCGACGAAGCGCTGGCCATCTTCCGCGGCATCTACGTGACGAACACGGGCAAATCGAAGGACCAGTACCCGGTGCGCGAGCTGCTAATCGACGAGTGCTTGCGCGAGGAGCTGGAAGCGGTCACGAAACCGATCAAGAACAAGTACAAGCGCATGCTGTACGACATACTGGACAACAGCAAGCAGGTGTTTATGTCGCCGATCCTCAAGTTTACCATCATCTCGATCACGATCAACTTTACGTTCCACATCGGCTACTACGGGCTGATGATGTGGTTCCCGGAGCTGTTCAACCGGTTCGATGAGTTTACGCGCGCCCATCCGGGCGTGGAGGACGCGTCGGTGTGCCAGGTGACGGACTATGTCGTTGGCATGGGTTCACACTCACAGTCGGGCGTCTGTTCCGCGACGATACCGAGCACCGTCTTTATGGAGTCACTCATTACGGTGGCGGCGGCTCTGCCCGCGAACGTGATTGCGGTGCTGGGGATGGATCGGCTCGGGCGTAAGTTTTTCCTCGTCTTCAGCACGATGGCGGCGGGCGCTTGTTCCGCGTCGATGTACTTCGTCACCAACCAGCACCAGAACCTGGCCGTGTCGGCCATCTTCAGTGGCGTCATCTCGATGGGCAACGCGTCGCTCGACTGTCTCATTACGGAAGTGTTTCCAACGAATTTACG TGCAACCGGTGTGGCGATCTCGATGGTGGCCGCACGGTTGGGCGGTATCATCGGCAACGTGGTGATTGCCACCCTGCTCGACCTGTACTGTCCCGCGCCGACGTTCATCGTGGCCGTCCTGCTGGCCGGTGGCGGTCTGATGTGTCTGTTCCTGCCGAACACGACGCGAACCGCACTGTCCTAA